From one Bacteroides fragilis NCTC 9343 genomic stretch:
- a CDS encoding alpha/beta hydrolase, giving the protein MEQSFIEYSLGKDASSAVLWVYPARKPRGKAIIMCPGGGFNQIASDHEGRDFAAWFNNQGITYAVLNYRMPHGDVEVIREDIREAIRLIRRQSAEWGIHQLGVMGASIGGYIAATAATLYTGTDRPDFQVLLYPVISMTDRLTHWPSRERMLGETISEGLKETLSLELHVTADTPPTFIVLAEDDQAVSPLNSIVYYTALLKHGVSAGLHIYPEGGHSFGFRDSFIYKELWTDELQKWLLTF; this is encoded by the coding sequence ATGGAACAGAGTTTTATCGAATATTCATTAGGAAAAGATGCTTCTTCGGCTGTCCTTTGGGTTTATCCGGCTCGCAAGCCAAGAGGTAAAGCCATTATTATGTGTCCCGGTGGTGGGTTCAATCAGATAGCTTCAGATCATGAAGGACGTGATTTTGCTGCGTGGTTTAATAATCAGGGCATCACATATGCCGTACTGAATTATCGCATGCCTCACGGTGATGTTGAAGTGATTCGTGAGGATATTCGTGAAGCGATTCGCCTGATCCGCCGTCAGTCGGCAGAGTGGGGAATCCATCAACTGGGTGTTATGGGAGCTTCTATCGGAGGCTATATCGCTGCTACTGCCGCAACTCTTTATACCGGAACAGACCGGCCCGACTTTCAAGTATTGCTTTATCCCGTTATCAGCATGACCGACAGGCTGACTCATTGGCCTTCACGCGAACGTATGTTGGGAGAAACTATCTCTGAAGGTTTGAAAGAAACACTATCCCTTGAACTTCACGTCACAGCCGATACTCCTCCTACATTCATCGTTTTGGCCGAGGATGATCAGGCCGTATCTCCTCTCAACAGTATTGTCTATTATACAGCATTATTGAAACATGGAGTCTCTGCCGGACTGCATATTTATCCGGAAGGCGGACATAGCTTCGGATTTCGTGACAGTTTCATATATAAGGAGTTATGGACTGATGAACTACAAAAATGGTTGCTGACCTTTTAA
- a CDS encoding MATE family efflux transporter, producing the protein MAQQTDPRILGTEPIGKLLLQYSIPAIIGMTITSLYNIIDSIFIGHGVGPMAISGLAITFPLMNLVVAFCVLISAGGATISSIRLGQKDIKGATDVLGNTLMLCLTNAVLFGGLAYLFLDPILFFFGASTGTLPYARDFMQVILLGTPITYTMIGLNNVMRATGYPKKAMLTSLVTVIANVIIAPVFIFHFGWGIRGAAMATVLSQFIGMIWVVNHFRNKESFVHFMPGFWKMKKRIIGSIFSIGMSPFAMNVTACIIVILINNSLQKYGGDMAIGAYGIINRLLMLYVMVVMGLTMGMQPIVGYNYGAQKIDRVKHTLRLGIIVGVLITSSGFIICELFPHTVSAIFTDSDELIDMASSGLRICTLMFPFVGAQIVISNFFQSIGMAKISIFLSLSRQLVYLLPGLLLLPPLYGVKGVWISMPVSDGLAFVTAVVILMVYIKKVKEKTSGQKL; encoded by the coding sequence ATGGCACAACAAACCGATCCCCGCATACTGGGTACAGAACCTATTGGCAAACTTCTGTTACAATATTCCATCCCGGCCATCATCGGAATGACTATTACGTCACTTTATAATATCATCGACAGTATTTTTATCGGGCACGGTGTCGGTCCCATGGCTATCTCCGGACTGGCGATCACCTTCCCGCTAATGAATCTGGTCGTAGCGTTCTGTGTACTGATTTCGGCAGGTGGAGCTACCATCTCATCCATACGCTTGGGACAAAAAGACATCAAGGGTGCGACCGATGTTCTGGGAAATACATTGATGCTTTGCCTGACGAATGCAGTGCTGTTCGGTGGATTGGCTTATCTATTCCTGGACCCGATATTGTTTTTCTTCGGCGCCAGTACCGGTACACTTCCCTATGCCCGTGATTTTATGCAAGTGATTCTCTTGGGAACTCCCATCACTTATACCATGATAGGGTTGAACAACGTGATGCGTGCTACGGGATATCCGAAAAAGGCCATGTTGACATCCCTGGTGACAGTTATTGCCAATGTCATCATCGCTCCTGTCTTCATTTTCCATTTCGGCTGGGGGATTCGGGGAGCTGCTATGGCTACAGTCCTGTCACAGTTTATCGGAATGATATGGGTAGTAAACCACTTCCGTAACAAAGAGAGTTTTGTCCATTTCATGCCGGGTTTCTGGAAAATGAAGAAACGCATCATCGGCAGTATCTTCTCCATAGGAATGTCTCCTTTTGCCATGAATGTTACGGCATGTATCATTGTCATACTCATTAATAATAGTTTGCAAAAATACGGTGGCGATATGGCTATCGGTGCCTATGGTATCATTAATCGCCTGCTGATGCTGTATGTAATGGTGGTAATGGGGTTGACTATGGGAATGCAACCCATCGTCGGATACAATTACGGTGCACAGAAGATCGACCGTGTAAAGCATACACTCCGTCTCGGTATCATTGTCGGTGTATTGATAACGAGTAGCGGTTTCATTATCTGTGAACTTTTTCCGCACACAGTTTCGGCCATCTTTACCGATAGCGATGAATTGATTGACATGGCATCGTCCGGGCTGCGCATTTGCACGTTGATGTTCCCGTTTGTAGGTGCACAAATCGTTATATCAAATTTCTTCCAGAGTATAGGAATGGCTAAGATCAGTATTTTTCTGTCACTTTCGCGCCAGTTAGTATACCTGCTCCCGGGATTACTTCTGCTTCCACCCTTATATGGTGTAAAGGGGGTATGGATCAGCATGCCTGTCTCTGACGGATTGGCTTTTGTAACAGCGGTAGTGATTTTGATGGTGTATATCAAGAAAGTAAAAGAGAAAACATCCGGACAGAAGCTATAA
- a CDS encoding MFS transporter, which produces MATKLWTLHFMRICLANLLLFMSLYLLYPVLPVMMASRLGVPVSQTGVIFILFTLAMFFIGPFHAYLVDVYKRKYICMLSFGVMVAATAGYTLVQNATHLLMLCIVQGLSFGMAATAGITLAIDITNSTFRSAGNVVFSWAARLGMIIGAALGVYLFRTHGFETLLYVAVALGALGILFVSRVYVPFRAPIGMKVCSMDRFLLLRGLIPAFNLILIAFIPGLMLPVLAGAPSDVPVGGETVPFFALVGCGFLLSVLIVKLFFRYDNKMWLQIVVGLVTVIGSMAMLFSPETSWNAPAAVLMGLGLGLVTPEFLMMFVKLSQHCQRGTANTTHLLAWELGVGLGIASACHLHLTANEQAVYRVGLLSAIVSLAFFVLLTYPYFKRKKVR; this is translated from the coding sequence ATGGCGACTAAATTATGGACATTGCATTTTATGCGGATATGCCTTGCTAATTTATTGTTGTTCATGTCCCTGTATTTGTTGTACCCTGTACTCCCGGTAATGATGGCTTCACGTTTAGGCGTGCCTGTCAGTCAGACGGGAGTCATATTTATACTTTTTACGCTTGCAATGTTTTTTATCGGCCCGTTCCATGCCTATTTGGTCGATGTTTACAAGCGGAAATATATATGTATGCTTTCGTTTGGGGTAATGGTTGCAGCAACAGCCGGTTATACGTTGGTGCAGAACGCAACACATCTGTTGATGCTTTGCATTGTGCAGGGATTATCCTTTGGAATGGCTGCCACGGCAGGCATCACATTGGCCATCGATATCACCAATTCCACTTTTCGCAGCGCAGGTAATGTGGTCTTTTCCTGGGCTGCACGCTTGGGGATGATTATCGGAGCGGCTTTGGGGGTGTATCTGTTTCGGACACATGGCTTTGAGACTTTGCTATATGTTGCTGTGGCGTTGGGAGCGTTGGGAATATTATTTGTGTCAAGGGTATATGTTCCCTTTCGTGCACCTATCGGGATGAAAGTTTGTTCCATGGACCGATTCCTGCTTCTCCGGGGACTTATTCCGGCATTCAATTTAATATTGATTGCTTTTATACCGGGATTGATGCTTCCTGTGCTTGCCGGTGCGCCGAGTGATGTGCCGGTAGGAGGCGAGACAGTACCTTTTTTTGCTTTGGTCGGATGCGGATTTCTCTTATCAGTATTAATTGTGAAATTGTTTTTCCGCTATGATAACAAAATGTGGTTGCAGATAGTTGTCGGGCTGGTGACAGTAATCGGATCGATGGCTATGCTGTTCTCTCCTGAAACAAGCTGGAATGCTCCGGCAGCTGTATTGATGGGTTTAGGACTCGGCTTGGTCACTCCGGAGTTTCTTATGATGTTTGTCAAATTGTCGCAACACTGCCAGCGCGGCACGGCTAATACCACTCATCTACTTGCATGGGAACTTGGAGTCGGATTGGGTATTGCATCTGCGTGTCATTTACATCTTACGGCTAATGAACAGGCCGTTTATCGGGTCGGATTGTTATCGGCAATCGTGTCTTTGGCATTCTTCGTTTTACTTACGTATCCTTATTTTAAAAGGAAGAAGGTAAGATAA
- a CDS encoding HAD family hydrolase: MFMDATKKITALFDCDGVIVDTEGQYTVFWNEMGQKYVNDANFGSKVKGQTLVQIYDKYFAGEPEKQRDITEALNRFEIKMNYDYVPGIVEFIADLRRHGVKIALVTSSNTAKMENVYHAHPEFKSLFDEILTAERFKRSKPDPECFLLGMTIFGSDSKDSYVFEDSFHGLQAGRSSGAIVVGLATTNSREAIADKADYVIDDFRGMTYEKLLTITSRYI, translated from the coding sequence ATGTTTATGGATGCAACAAAGAAAATAACGGCATTATTCGATTGTGATGGTGTAATTGTCGATACAGAAGGGCAGTATACCGTTTTCTGGAATGAAATGGGCCAAAAGTATGTAAATGATGCAAACTTTGGTTCCAAGGTTAAGGGCCAGACACTGGTACAGATTTATGATAAATACTTTGCAGGAGAACCGGAAAAACAGCGGGATATAACCGAGGCATTGAACCGCTTTGAAATAAAAATGAATTATGACTATGTTCCCGGAATAGTTGAGTTTATAGCAGATCTGCGTCGGCATGGTGTGAAAATAGCTTTGGTTACCAGTTCCAATACGGCAAAAATGGAGAATGTTTATCATGCCCATCCCGAGTTTAAATCCCTTTTTGATGAAATATTGACTGCAGAGCGTTTTAAGCGTTCTAAGCCTGATCCTGAATGTTTCTTGTTGGGAATGACAATTTTCGGTTCCGATTCAAAAGATTCGTATGTGTTCGAAGATTCATTTCATGGTTTGCAGGCCGGTAGATCATCCGGAGCCATTGTTGTCGGATTGGCAACTACGAATTCACGCGAAGCCATTGCCGACAAGGCAGACTATGTAATAGACGATTTCAGAGGGATGACTTACGAAAAACTGCTGACTATAACTTCACGTTATATCTGA
- a CDS encoding RelA/SpoT family protein codes for MERDEFFTKEERELLFSLYKKLLRLTGETLQKGDCRKLKKHLIDSTQNNTMQRDSFGLNPVIKDMQTAVIVAEEIGMKRASILGIMLHTPVRCHSYTIEYIQQEYGEDVAGIIRGLIKINDLYDKSPTIESENFRNLLLSFAEDMRVILIMIADRVNVMRQIKDAENDEARRRVANEAAYLYAPLAHKLGLYKLKSELEDLSLKYTEHDIYYHIKEKLNETKKSRDRYIANFIAPIQQKLEEAGLHFHMKGRTKSIHSIYQKMKKQKCQFENVYDLFAIRIILESQFEKEKQECWQAYSIVTDMYQPNPKRLRDWLSVPKSNGYESLHITVMGPEGKWVEVQIRTERMDDIAERGLAAHWRYKGVKGESGLDEWLTSIREALENTENDLEMMDQFKLDLYEDEVFVFTPKGDLFKLGKGATVLDFAFHIHSKLGCKCIGAKVNGKNVQLRQKLNSGDQVEIMTSNTQTPKQDWLNIVTTSKARTKIRQALKEMVARQHDFAKETLERKFKNRKMEYDEAVMMRLIKRLGFKNVTEFYQKIADEVLDVNDILDKYIEQQKRDSERDEVTYRSAEEYNLQNQIDETTVTKEDVLVIDQNLKGLDFKLAKCCNPIYGDDVFGFVTVSGGIKIHRNDCPNAGQMRERFGYRIVKARWAGKSEGTQYPITLRVVGHDDIGIVTNITSIISKENGISLRSIGIDSNDGLFSGTLTIMVSDTGRLEALIKKLRTVKGVKQVSRN; via the coding sequence ATGGAAAGAGATGAATTCTTTACGAAAGAAGAGAGAGAATTATTGTTCTCACTATACAAAAAACTACTGCGTCTCACCGGAGAAACCTTACAAAAAGGAGATTGCAGAAAGCTGAAAAAGCATCTTATCGACTCCACTCAAAACAATACGATGCAGAGGGACAGTTTTGGGCTGAATCCTGTTATCAAAGATATGCAGACTGCTGTAATCGTGGCTGAAGAAATCGGCATGAAACGGGCATCTATTTTAGGCATTATGCTACACACGCCTGTACGTTGCCACTCTTATACAATAGAATACATTCAACAGGAGTATGGTGAAGATGTGGCCGGAATTATCCGGGGATTAATCAAGATCAATGACCTCTATGATAAGAGTCCGACCATAGAATCGGAGAATTTCCGCAATCTGCTACTGTCTTTTGCCGAAGATATGCGGGTAATTCTGATCATGATTGCCGACCGTGTAAACGTGATGCGACAAATAAAAGATGCCGAAAATGACGAGGCCCGCAGACGGGTGGCCAATGAAGCAGCCTATCTGTATGCTCCGCTAGCCCACAAACTGGGATTGTATAAGCTGAAATCGGAACTGGAAGATTTGTCACTAAAATATACCGAACATGACATCTATTACCATATCAAGGAAAAGCTGAACGAGACGAAAAAGTCACGTGACCGTTATATTGCCAACTTCATTGCTCCGATACAACAGAAATTGGAGGAAGCAGGACTGCATTTCCACATGAAAGGACGTACCAAGTCCATTCATTCCATCTATCAGAAAATGAAGAAACAGAAATGCCAGTTCGAAAACGTATATGACTTGTTTGCTATCCGTATCATCCTGGAATCTCAGTTTGAAAAAGAGAAGCAGGAATGTTGGCAGGCATATTCCATAGTGACGGATATGTATCAACCTAACCCCAAACGTCTGCGTGACTGGCTGTCGGTTCCCAAAAGTAACGGTTACGAGTCATTACACATCACTGTTATGGGGCCCGAAGGCAAATGGGTTGAAGTACAGATTCGTACGGAGCGTATGGACGATATTGCCGAGCGCGGATTGGCAGCCCATTGGAGATATAAAGGCGTGAAGGGTGAAAGCGGACTGGACGAATGGCTGACTTCAATACGTGAAGCACTGGAGAATACGGAGAACGACCTGGAAATGATGGACCAGTTCAAACTGGATCTGTATGAAGACGAAGTATTCGTATTTACACCGAAGGGAGACCTTTTTAAACTGGGCAAAGGGGCTACCGTACTTGATTTTGCTTTCCACATTCACAGCAAATTGGGATGTAAATGTATCGGAGCAAAAGTAAACGGTAAAAATGTACAGTTAAGACAAAAGCTGAACAGCGGGGATCAGGTAGAGATTATGACATCGAACACACAGACTCCGAAACAAGACTGGCTGAACATTGTCACTACTTCAAAAGCCCGTACTAAGATTCGTCAGGCCCTCAAGGAGATGGTGGCGCGTCAGCATGATTTTGCCAAAGAGACCCTGGAACGCAAGTTCAAGAACCGGAAGATGGAATACGACGAAGCTGTGATGATGCGCTTAATCAAACGCTTGGGATTCAAGAACGTGACAGAGTTTTATCAGAAGATTGCCGATGAGGTACTCGACGTAAACGATATTCTGGATAAATACATCGAACAACAAAAGCGGGACAGCGAACGTGATGAGGTGACCTATCGCAGTGCAGAAGAATACAACCTGCAAAACCAGATAGACGAAACAACAGTCACTAAAGAAGATGTACTCGTTATTGACCAAAACCTGAAAGGATTGGATTTCAAACTCGCCAAATGTTGTAATCCCATATACGGAGACGATGTATTCGGGTTTGTCACAGTATCCGGAGGTATCAAGATACACCGAAATGACTGCCCCAATGCAGGACAGATGCGCGAACGCTTCGGCTATCGGATTGTAAAAGCACGCTGGGCCGGTAAATCGGAAGGTACTCAATACCCAATAACACTCCGCGTTGTGGGTCATGATGATATCGGTATTGTAACAAATATTACTTCGATCATCTCAAAAGAAAATGGTATCTCGCTACGTTCTATCGGTATCGATTCGAACGACGGCCTTTTCTCGGGTACATTGACCATTATGGTAAGTGATACCGGACGTCTGGAAGCGCTGATCAAGAAGTTGCGCACAGTAAAAGGAGTAAAACAGGTTAGCAGAAATTAA
- a CDS encoding quinone-dependent dihydroorotate dehydrogenase: protein MYKQTIRPVLFLMEPEKVHALLVSCLKCYRHLPWCRCWIRHLYTCSDKQLIWNHLTFRNRIGLSAGFDKGAEIFDELADCGFGFIEVGTVTPDSQDGNPRPRIFRLPQCESLISRTGFNNPGLDVIKRRLEQKSGSYVLGVNINKNPSSEGEQAVADFLRLYKELHPHVGYFTLNWGSVDVALMKQVLQGLAVFRVEQNIHVPLLLKLPADITEEGMDDVIDCTRLYRVDGVIATGPTMERSYLKGYSPAQLQKIGSGGISGRGIGERSLKAVSYLRAHAGKSLLIVGAGGIITPADARRMLDAGANLIQIYSSFIYEGPGIVKKMIQEIK, encoded by the coding sequence ATGTATAAGCAAACGATTCGTCCTGTTTTATTTCTGATGGAACCCGAAAAGGTACATGCCTTGTTGGTTTCCTGCCTCAAATGTTACCGGCATTTGCCATGGTGCAGATGCTGGATACGTCACCTTTATACTTGTTCCGACAAACAGTTGATATGGAATCATCTTACTTTTCGAAACCGTATCGGTCTGTCGGCCGGTTTCGATAAAGGAGCCGAAATTTTTGATGAATTGGCCGATTGTGGTTTCGGATTTATCGAAGTAGGTACTGTAACTCCCGATTCTCAGGATGGAAATCCCCGTCCGCGTATTTTTCGCTTGCCTCAGTGTGAATCTTTAATTTCCCGTACGGGCTTCAATAATCCCGGATTGGATGTTATTAAACGCCGTCTTGAACAGAAAAGCGGTTCGTATGTTTTAGGTGTAAATATAAATAAGAATCCCTCTTCGGAAGGAGAGCAGGCGGTGGCTGACTTTTTGCGTCTGTATAAGGAGTTACATCCTCATGTCGGTTATTTCACACTTAATTGGGGATCTGTGGATGTTGCTCTGATGAAACAGGTGCTACAGGGGTTGGCAGTTTTTCGTGTGGAGCAAAACATACATGTTCCGTTGTTACTCAAACTTCCTGCCGATATCACAGAAGAAGGAATGGATGATGTGATCGACTGTACTCGTCTGTACCGGGTAGATGGAGTGATAGCTACCGGACCTACCATGGAGCGGAGTTACTTAAAAGGTTATTCACCTGCACAATTACAGAAGATCGGCTCCGGTGGAATCAGTGGACGCGGGATAGGGGAGAGGTCATTAAAAGCCGTCAGCTATTTGCGTGCCCATGCCGGAAAAAGCCTTCTGATAGTAGGGGCAGGCGGAATCATTACTCCCGCTGATGCCCGTAGGATGTTGGATGCGGGGGCCAATCTGATACAAATCTATTCTTCGTTTATTTATGAAGGGCCGGGTATAGTGAAAAAAATGATTCAGGAAATTAAATGA
- a CDS encoding ABC transporter permease — protein MKQFHYTIQTLIRDRRSCVIKVISLSLGLLVSIILFSRVAFELSYDNCFQDVDNLYIVKTEWIKDGVIKGNAGSYTLIPIASTVAEEFPKEVESAVCSSISFEAIFKIGNRKMNKSFILSDSLYFRTMGIEVISGNPNDLTNPDVLFLSQSVAREAFGEENPIGKTLHMMVWGTPVEALVKGVFADLPYNVSLERHEAVLSFASHSKYGWGRPGWTSGGNYNAFIRLKDGERSADVINTDIDKVIAKHIPSDMNMHLHMFVVPLRTIHLEHSDVKRTILILSLLGFAILFAATMNYVLIFVSSLSQRAKGIGIHKCNGASDKAIFSMFIYETALIIGVSLVLMIIFLFQFQEKIEELAEVSLSSLFTWHNLWAPLSVVTFLFVIGGILPGKIFSLIPVTQVFHPYIKENRGWKRILLFIEFAGVAFIFGLMCVAYLQCHYIINRDMGYQPKGVASCKHDFAEPDNARNNLKSLPYVEGVASIRGSMTWFGNREVTDEGGKVLFTPRCAAFDKDFVPLLGLHIKTGRNFTGERQFLVNQPYVEKMGWKGSGVGEIVPNRGTVVGVLAPFCCGVLPADNEPLEIEYGTNLRNVHVRLKEPFTENLHRLNNEMKKIYPQEDIEFRSLEQDLERYYRPTIIFRDATFLAFITILFITLMGLIGYINDEVRRRSKEIAIRKINGAEARSILFLLSKDIFWVAILSVAIGTYGAYYMSLLWISQFEDTICVYAGWYVVTAICLLVFIFVFIIGRSWHIANENPVNSIKSE, from the coding sequence ATGAAACAATTCCATTATACCATTCAGACATTAATTCGCGATCGTAGAAGTTGTGTCATTAAGGTGATCTCATTGTCGTTGGGATTATTGGTATCTATCATTTTATTTTCTCGGGTAGCTTTCGAACTGAGCTATGATAACTGTTTTCAGGATGTGGACAACCTTTACATTGTAAAGACGGAATGGATTAAGGATGGAGTGATCAAAGGAAATGCAGGATCATATACATTAATACCGATAGCATCGACAGTTGCTGAGGAGTTTCCGAAGGAGGTGGAAAGTGCGGTTTGCTCAAGTATATCTTTTGAAGCTATTTTCAAAATAGGTAATCGGAAGATGAATAAATCTTTTATTTTATCAGACTCCCTTTATTTCCGTACTATGGGAATTGAGGTCATTAGTGGTAATCCGAATGATTTGACCAATCCTGATGTGCTCTTTTTATCACAGTCGGTTGCACGAGAAGCATTCGGTGAAGAAAATCCTATTGGAAAGACTTTGCATATGATGGTTTGGGGCACTCCCGTAGAAGCTTTGGTAAAAGGAGTATTTGCCGATCTTCCGTATAATGTATCGTTGGAACGTCACGAAGCAGTCCTGTCTTTTGCCAGTCATAGTAAATATGGTTGGGGACGTCCTGGCTGGACGAGTGGTGGTAATTACAATGCCTTTATTCGTTTAAAAGATGGAGAAAGGAGTGCTGATGTTATTAATACTGACATTGATAAAGTAATTGCAAAACATATTCCCTCAGACATGAATATGCACTTACATATGTTTGTGGTTCCTTTGCGGACTATTCACCTGGAACATTCAGATGTGAAAAGGACGATTCTCATATTATCTTTGTTAGGATTCGCCATTCTTTTTGCGGCCACCATGAACTATGTGCTTATTTTTGTTTCCTCACTTTCTCAGCGTGCCAAAGGAATTGGAATTCATAAGTGTAACGGTGCATCCGATAAGGCTATATTTTCTATGTTTATATATGAAACGGCTTTGATTATCGGTGTTTCCTTGGTGCTTATGATCATATTTCTATTCCAATTTCAGGAAAAGATCGAAGAATTGGCAGAGGTATCCTTATCATCTCTTTTTACCTGGCATAATTTATGGGCTCCATTATCGGTAGTTACCTTTCTGTTTGTTATTGGAGGCATATTGCCCGGAAAAATATTTTCTTTGATTCCCGTTACTCAGGTCTTCCATCCCTATATTAAAGAGAATAGGGGATGGAAAAGGATATTGTTGTTTATTGAATTTGCAGGGGTGGCTTTTATCTTTGGATTGATGTGTGTGGCATATCTTCAGTGTCACTACATTATAAATAGGGATATGGGATATCAGCCGAAGGGTGTTGCATCTTGTAAGCATGATTTTGCTGAACCTGACAACGCACGTAATAACCTGAAATCTTTACCTTATGTGGAGGGGGTAGCTTCTATTCGTGGAAGTATGACCTGGTTTGGGAATCGGGAGGTAACTGATGAAGGTGGAAAAGTTCTTTTCACTCCTCGTTGTGCGGCATTCGACAAAGACTTTGTTCCATTATTGGGACTTCATATCAAGACCGGGCGTAATTTTACAGGTGAAAGGCAGTTTCTGGTTAATCAGCCATATGTAGAGAAGATGGGCTGGAAGGGTAGTGGGGTTGGCGAGATAGTTCCTAATCGAGGTACGGTGGTTGGCGTGCTTGCTCCTTTTTGTTGTGGTGTGCTTCCGGCTGATAATGAACCTTTGGAAATTGAATATGGTACTAATTTGAGGAATGTCCATGTTCGTCTCAAGGAACCTTTTACAGAGAACTTGCATAGACTGAATAATGAAATGAAAAAGATATATCCGCAAGAGGATATAGAGTTTAGGTCTTTAGAACAGGATTTAGAACGATACTATCGCCCCACAATAATTTTTCGTGACGCCACTTTTTTGGCTTTTATAACGATACTGTTTATCACTCTGATGGGATTGATTGGTTATATAAATGATGAAGTCCGTCGGCGTAGCAAAGAGATAGCTATTCGTAAAATAAATGGTGCCGAAGCCAGATCTATTCTCTTTTTATTATCTAAAGATATCTTCTGGGTTGCAATTCTCTCGGTTGCCATCGGTACATACGGAGCTTACTACATGAGTCTGTTGTGGATAAGTCAATTTGAAGATACAATCTGTGTTTATGCAGGTTGGTATGTAGTGACAGCTATTTGTTTATTGGTCTTTATCTTTGTTTTCATTATAGGGAGATCCTGGCATATCGCTAATGAAAATCCGGTGAACAGCATCAAGTCTGAGTAA
- the panB gene encoding 3-methyl-2-oxobutanoate hydroxymethyltransferase, with product MAGYISDDTRKVTTHRLIEMKQRGEKISMLTSYDYTMAQIVDGAGIDVILVGDSASNVMAGNVTTLPITLDQMIYHGKSVVRGVKRAMVVVDMPFGSYQGNEMEGLASAIRIMKESHADALKLEGGEEIIDTVKRILSAGIPVMGHLGLMPQSINKYGTYTVRAKDDAEAEKLIRDAHLLEEAGCFGLVLEKIPAALASRVASELTIPVIGIGAGGDVDGQVLVIQDMLGMNNGFRPRFLRRYADLYTVMTDAISHYVSDVKNCDFPNEKEQY from the coding sequence ATGGCTGGTTATATATCAGATGACACAAGAAAAGTGACGACTCATCGCCTAATCGAAATGAAGCAAAGAGGCGAAAAAATATCTATGCTTACATCGTATGACTACACAATGGCACAGATTGTCGACGGTGCCGGTATCGATGTAATTCTTGTAGGCGATTCCGCATCGAATGTGATGGCAGGTAATGTGACTACACTTCCTATTACCCTGGATCAGATGATCTATCATGGAAAATCGGTTGTACGTGGTGTAAAGCGTGCAATGGTAGTAGTGGATATGCCTTTTGGCTCTTATCAGGGTAATGAAATGGAAGGGCTTGCTTCAGCTATCCGCATAATGAAGGAGAGTCATGCCGATGCATTGAAACTGGAAGGTGGTGAAGAGATTATAGATACTGTGAAACGTATTCTGAGTGCCGGTATCCCCGTGATGGGACATCTTGGACTGATGCCACAATCTATCAATAAATATGGTACATACACGGTTCGTGCCAAGGATGATGCCGAAGCAGAGAAATTGATTCGTGATGCACATTTACTTGAGGAGGCCGGATGTTTCGGACTTGTTCTTGAAAAGATTCCTGCAGCATTGGCATCACGTGTCGCAAGCGAACTGACCATTCCGGTGATCGGTATCGGTGCCGGTGGAGATGTAGACGGACAGGTATTGGTAATTCAGGATATGTTGGGTATGAATAACGGTTTCCGCCCGCGCTTCCTTCGTCGTTATGCCGATCTTTATACGGTAATGACCGATGCTATCAGTCACTATGTTTCAGATGTAAAGAACTGCGACTTCCCGAACGAGAAAGAACAATATTAA
- a CDS encoding diacylglycerol kinase family protein yields the protein MEKFSTRKRIRSFGYAWKGIRSFVSKEHNAWIHCTAIIIVTVTGFCFGITRNEWIAIILCFGVVLAAEGFNTAIERLVNLVSPERNPIAGDVKDIAAGSVLICAIVAAIVGIIIFMPYVLAVLLCNMG from the coding sequence ATGGAAAAATTCAGCACCAGAAAAAGAATACGGAGCTTCGGATATGCCTGGAAAGGTATCCGAAGTTTTGTAAGCAAAGAACATAATGCCTGGATACATTGCACGGCAATTATTATAGTAACAGTGACCGGATTCTGTTTCGGCATCACCCGGAACGAATGGATAGCTATCATACTTTGTTTTGGAGTAGTACTGGCAGCAGAGGGATTCAACACGGCTATAGAAAGATTGGTCAATCTTGTATCTCCGGAACGTAATCCGATAGCAGGTGATGTGAAAGATATCGCAGCGGGTTCCGTTCTGATATGTGCTATAGTTGCTGCCATTGTAGGAATTATCATCTTCATGCCTTATGTACTTGCTGTTTTACTGTGTAATATGGGATAA